The following proteins are encoded in a genomic region of Deinococcus arcticus:
- the hemW gene encoding radical SAM family heme chaperone HemW: MSVPGTSPAHVGPARPDPVVRHLYVHVPFCPTICPYCDFHVLTRRAGLVERYLAKLDEEAARLAGTYAVDLDTVYLGGGTPSFLRDEELRALVESVQARLGWGRLENTLEVNPGTVTPARAAHWQALGLDRASVGVQSLDDPTLKFLGRQHDAAQAREAVTTLVGRGVRVSGDLITAVPGQPLDHDIQGLLDLGVGHVSAYTLTIEPGTEFARRGVTVHEDDERAGFERTQELLTAAGLTRYEISNYACTGQESQHNLAYWQGRTYLGLGPGAAGHYPALPEVDGRRWMVDGRDGVGGTDGRWPVADGVEATLPAHRARPPASPLTFRRTNPHLHEWLAGETGEAEPIDAHEYVTDALFMGLRLQRGLNLAELSRRSGVDVAAVYSVPIAANVRRGLLTLEGDQLRATPQGWWVLNRVVTDFLEVAPATDQPHL, encoded by the coding sequence GTGAGTGTGCCTGGCACCAGCCCTGCCCATGTTGGCCCTGCCCGCCCCGACCCGGTGGTGCGCCACCTGTACGTGCACGTGCCGTTTTGCCCCACCATCTGCCCGTACTGCGACTTTCATGTGCTGACGCGCCGGGCCGGGCTGGTCGAGCGGTATCTGGCGAAGCTGGACGAGGAGGCCGCGCGCCTGGCCGGAACCTACGCCGTGGACCTGGACACCGTGTACCTGGGCGGCGGCACCCCCAGTTTTCTGAGAGATGAGGAGCTGCGCGCCCTGGTGGAGAGTGTGCAGGCGAGGCTGGGCTGGGGCCGGCTGGAGAACACGCTGGAGGTTAACCCCGGCACCGTGACGCCCGCGCGGGCCGCCCACTGGCAGGCCCTGGGCCTGGACCGCGCCAGCGTGGGCGTGCAGAGCCTGGACGACCCCACCCTGAAGTTTCTGGGCCGCCAGCACGACGCCGCGCAGGCCCGTGAGGCCGTGACGACACTGGTGGGCCGGGGGGTTCGTGTGAGTGGCGACCTGATTACCGCCGTTCCGGGGCAACCGCTGGACCACGACATTCAGGGCCTGCTGGACCTGGGCGTGGGCCACGTCAGCGCCTATACCCTGACCATCGAACCTGGCACCGAGTTTGCCCGCCGGGGCGTGACCGTCCACGAGGACGACGAACGCGCGGGCTTTGAGCGCACCCAGGAGCTGCTGACCGCCGCTGGGCTGACCCGTTACGAGATCAGCAATTACGCGTGCACAGGGCAGGAGTCTCAGCACAACCTCGCGTACTGGCAGGGCCGCACGTACCTGGGGCTGGGGCCAGGGGCGGCGGGGCACTATCCGGCTTTGCCGGAGGTTGATGGTCGAAGGTGGATGGTGGATGGAAGGGACGGGGTGGGGGGTACGGATGGCCGGTGGCCGGTGGCCGATGGCGTAGAGGCCACCTTGCCCGCGCACCGCGCACGGCCTCCCGCCTCCCCCCTCACCTTCCGGCGCACCAACCCCCACCTGCACGAGTGGCTGGCGGGGGAAACCGGCGAGGCCGAGCCTATTGACGCCCACGAGTACGTCACCGACGCGCTGTTTATGGGGCTGCGGCTCCAGCGGGGCCTGAATCTGGCCGAGCTGTCGCGGCGCAGTGGGGTGGATGTGGCGGCCGTTTACAGCGTGCCCATCGCCGCCAATGTGAGGCGCGGCCTGCTGACCCTGGAGGGCGACCAGCTGCGGGCCACGCCGCAGGGCTGGTGGGTGCTGAACCGGGTGGTGACCGACTTTCTGGAGGTTGCTCCGGCCACTGACCAGCCGCATTTGTGA
- the lpdA gene encoding dihydrolipoyl dehydrogenase: MTTSYDYDVLVIGAGPGGYHAAIRAAQLGLKVACAEREAVGGVCLNVGCIPTKALLHAGEQIAAARHAADFGLTFGEQRLDIAKLNGWKDGIVKKLTGGVGSLFKANKVAHLQGQASFVDDHTVQVGDKTYTAGSIIIATGSDPAKLPGLDVDQVQIVDSTGALVMPDPVPARMLCVGGGVIGFEFAHVYNNMGSKVKVIEFLPSIIPGADADAVKEFQKSMKKQGIEIAVQTKANKAEKKQDGIHVELEDVKTGAKTTEVFDRVLVAVGRRPRTDGLNAQAAGVFVNERGFIPADSRQRTNVPHIYSVGDVASNPMLAHKAMKEGLVAAEVIAGKPAEQDAVAIPGVVYTSPELAWVGLTEQEAKDKGYEVKTGVFPLSASGRAMTLQQTDGFVKMVVEKDTDLLLGVHIVGPHASDLLGEAGLALEMAATASDIALTIHAHPTLGESVLEAAEAVHKQAIHIMNR, encoded by the coding sequence ATGACGACATCCTATGACTACGACGTGCTCGTGATCGGCGCGGGGCCGGGCGGCTACCACGCCGCCATCCGCGCCGCGCAGCTGGGGCTGAAGGTGGCCTGCGCCGAACGCGAGGCGGTGGGCGGCGTCTGCCTGAACGTGGGCTGCATTCCCACCAAGGCGCTGCTGCACGCGGGCGAGCAGATTGCCGCGGCCCGCCACGCCGCCGACTTCGGCCTGACTTTCGGGGAGCAGCGGCTGGACATCGCCAAGCTCAACGGCTGGAAAGACGGCATCGTCAAGAAGCTGACGGGCGGCGTGGGCAGCCTGTTTAAAGCCAACAAGGTTGCGCACCTGCAGGGCCAGGCCAGCTTCGTGGACGACCACACCGTGCAGGTGGGCGACAAAACCTACACCGCCGGCAGCATCATCATCGCCACCGGCTCCGACCCGGCCAAGCTGCCGGGGCTGGACGTGGATCAGGTGCAGATTGTGGACTCCACGGGCGCCCTGGTCATGCCGGACCCCGTGCCCGCGCGGATGCTGTGCGTGGGCGGCGGGGTGATTGGCTTTGAGTTCGCGCATGTCTACAACAACATGGGCAGCAAGGTCAAAGTGATTGAATTCCTGCCCAGCATCATTCCGGGCGCCGACGCCGACGCGGTCAAGGAATTTCAGAAGTCCATGAAAAAGCAGGGCATCGAGATTGCCGTGCAGACCAAGGCCAACAAGGCCGAGAAAAAGCAGGACGGCATTCACGTGGAACTGGAAGACGTGAAGACCGGCGCCAAAACGACCGAGGTCTTTGACCGGGTGCTGGTGGCCGTGGGCCGCCGCCCCCGTACCGACGGCCTGAACGCCCAGGCGGCGGGCGTGTTCGTGAACGAGCGCGGCTTCATTCCCGCCGACAGCCGCCAGCGCACCAACGTGCCGCACATCTATTCGGTTGGCGACGTGGCCAGCAACCCCATGCTGGCGCACAAGGCCATGAAAGAGGGACTGGTGGCCGCCGAGGTGATTGCCGGCAAACCCGCCGAGCAGGACGCCGTGGCGATTCCCGGCGTGGTCTACACCAGCCCCGAACTGGCCTGGGTGGGCCTGACCGAGCAGGAAGCCAAGGACAAGGGCTACGAGGTGAAAACCGGCGTGTTCCCCCTGTCGGCCTCGGGCCGCGCCATGACGCTGCAACAGACCGACGGCTTCGTGAAGATGGTTGTAGAGAAAGACACCGACCTGCTGCTGGGCGTGCACATCGTGGGCCCCCACGCCAGCGACCTGCTGGGCGAGGCCGGGCTGGCCCTGGAAATGGCTGCCACCGCCAGCGACATTGCCCTGACCATCCACGCGCACCCCACCCTGGGCGAAAGCGTGCTGGAAGCGGCCGAAGCTGTGCACAAGCAGGCCATTCACATCATGAACCGCTGA
- a CDS encoding C1 family peptidase codes for MPSPRPVRPATLLALSAALIGGAQAQNTVNLSGLQLQPLRIANLDLNVLRVAPGTFQQTLQAPNVLQLNLQDLPARIQARDAELVRGLNVARALSGSNEVRADAARVALALPRGLTVPTTIQLRTGEQKEVQLFGQETVALNVAQAEANAPRNRAEVLRSFGLNEQNPVPRDFISSAVPSTVSVVGLIKTPIIVNLAVKPPAPSQPGQELGDGFVSNPSDGACRQTPSSPLFSQMKGTNIGLITTIKDQGARGTCMAFAYTSALESLIARRTTTRYNLSEQYAYYWLRGDDGVLGDGAWWGDYDDAIAKKRMIPTEVRWKYNPSRSRVRVPADNTKPITAYKNSCVNYLNQACSDTTAQAQLVCQNGTNNCAWKPEWDIAPNAAFNFRPTAGNEVWVSLGGLNLGNAAATRAYRRAMLRQMLDRGDQLVLGFAVDRAFDAIGAGGLPNTALMGQGFRGGHAVHMVGYVNTGTQTYDVKIGGLVGAKMTLPTGYFVIKNSWSCGFGDGGYAYLPDNFMDQETWGVYNLPKNAVASDLAGF; via the coding sequence ATGCCCAGCCCCCGCCCCGTCCGCCCCGCCACCCTGCTTGCCCTGAGCGCCGCCCTGATCGGGGGGGCCCAGGCCCAGAACACCGTGAACCTGTCGGGCCTGCAACTGCAGCCCCTGCGCATTGCCAACCTGGACCTGAACGTGCTGCGCGTGGCGCCGGGCACCTTTCAGCAGACCCTGCAAGCACCCAATGTGCTGCAGCTGAACCTGCAGGACCTGCCCGCGCGCATTCAGGCCCGCGACGCCGAACTGGTGCGGGGCCTGAACGTGGCCCGCGCCCTGTCGGGCAGCAATGAGGTGCGGGCCGACGCGGCGCGGGTGGCGCTGGCCCTGCCGCGCGGCCTCACGGTGCCCACCACCATTCAGCTGCGCACCGGCGAGCAGAAGGAGGTGCAGCTGTTCGGGCAGGAAACGGTGGCCCTGAACGTGGCCCAGGCCGAGGCCAACGCGCCGCGCAACCGCGCTGAAGTGCTGCGGTCCTTTGGCCTGAACGAGCAGAACCCGGTGCCGCGCGACTTCATCTCCAGCGCGGTGCCCAGCACGGTATCGGTGGTGGGCCTGATCAAGACGCCGATCATCGTGAATCTGGCGGTCAAGCCGCCTGCGCCCTCGCAGCCGGGGCAGGAACTGGGCGACGGCTTTGTGAGCAACCCCAGTGACGGCGCCTGCCGCCAGACGCCCAGCAGTCCGCTGTTCAGCCAGATGAAGGGCACGAACATTGGCCTGATCACCACCATCAAGGATCAGGGCGCGCGCGGCACCTGCATGGCCTTTGCCTACACCTCGGCGCTGGAAAGCCTGATTGCGCGGCGCACGACCACCCGCTACAACCTCTCGGAGCAGTACGCCTACTACTGGCTGCGCGGCGACGACGGCGTGCTGGGCGACGGCGCGTGGTGGGGCGATTACGACGACGCGATTGCCAAGAAGCGCATGATCCCCACGGAGGTGCGCTGGAAGTACAACCCCTCGCGCAGCCGCGTTCGTGTGCCCGCCGACAACACCAAGCCCATCACCGCCTACAAGAACTCATGCGTGAACTACCTGAATCAGGCGTGCAGCGACACCACGGCCCAGGCCCAGCTGGTGTGCCAGAACGGCACGAACAACTGCGCCTGGAAGCCCGAATGGGACATTGCCCCCAACGCCGCGTTCAACTTCCGCCCCACGGCGGGCAACGAGGTCTGGGTGTCGCTGGGCGGCCTGAACCTGGGCAACGCGGCCGCCACCCGCGCCTACCGCCGCGCCATGCTGCGCCAGATGCTGGACCGGGGCGACCAGCTGGTGCTGGGCTTTGCGGTGGACCGCGCCTTTGACGCGATTGGCGCGGGCGGCCTGCCCAACACTGCCCTGATGGGCCAGGGCTTCCGGGGCGGCCACGCCGTGCATATGGTGGGCTATGTGAACACCGGCACCCAGACCTACGACGTGAAAATTGGCGGCCTGGTGGGCGCCAAGATGACGCTGCCCACCGGCTACTTCGTGATCAAGAACTCCTGGAGCTGCGGCTTTGGCGACGGCGGCTACGCCTACCTGCCCGACAACTTCATGGACCAGGAAACCTGGGGCGTGTACAACCTGCCGAAGAACGC